The Ignavibacteriales bacterium genome includes a window with the following:
- the smpB gene encoding SsrA-binding protein SmpB, which produces MPENIEEKNITVNRKASHEFFIINTYEAGIVLQGTEVKSIRQGKINLLDSYGTVRNGEVWLINCHISSYDQGNINNHDPLRERKLLLKRNEIRKLIGKVKEKGLTLVPLRVFIRKGLVKIELAVGKGKKVHDKREDIAKRDFNREQERRIKY; this is translated from the coding sequence ATGCCCGAAAACATCGAAGAAAAAAATATAACTGTTAATCGTAAGGCGAGCCACGAGTTCTTTATTATCAACACCTATGAAGCAGGAATTGTACTTCAAGGAACCGAAGTTAAATCGATTAGACAGGGAAAGATAAATCTTCTTGATAGTTATGGAACAGTGCGTAATGGTGAAGTCTGGTTGATCAATTGCCATATCAGTAGCTACGATCAGGGAAATATTAACAACCACGATCCGTTAAGAGAAAGAAAGTTACTTCTAAAAAGAAATGAAATCAGAAAGCTGATTGGAAAGGTAAAAGAAAAAGGATTAACGCTTGTACCATTAAGAGTGTTTATAAGGAAAGGTTTAGTTAAAATTGAATTGGCTGTTGGAAAAGGCAAGAAGGTTCACGATAAACGAGAGGATATTGCTAAAAGAGATTTTAACAGAGAACAGGAAAGAAGAATTAAATATTAG